Proteins from a genomic interval of Rattus norvegicus strain BN/NHsdMcwi chromosome 2, GRCr8, whole genome shotgun sequence:
- the Muc1 gene encoding mucin-1 isoform X1 — MTPGIRVPLLLLLLLASLKVRSGASSSTTSLPGDSFSTAVPSGASSSATSPPVDSTTSPVHSSTSFPATSPPGDSTSTAVLSGDSDPATSPPGDSSSTAVPNGASSSATSPPVDSTTSPVHSSTSFPATSSPGDSTSTAVTSGTSSSATSPPEDSSSTAVTSGTSSPATSPPGDSSSTAVTSGTSSPATSPILDSSSTAVLSGTSSPATSPPEDSTSTAVTSGTSSPATSPPEDSTSTAVTSGTSSPATSPILDSSSTAIHSGTSSPATSPPGDSSSTAVLSGASTQTTKAVSDLASTPTHNGIMVPTTWSALSSATSPVYSGSSATTNSSESDMATTPVYSGTPFSSTTATSAITPDHNGSLVRTTSSVLGLATSPAHDTSAVATTPVRNDTQSSVPSQQPISPTIPAISSHSTVSSSSYYSTAVFPTFSSNSSPQLSVGVSFFSLSFYIRNHPFNSSLEDPSSRYYQELKRNISGLFLQVFNGDFLGVSTIKFRSGSVVVASTVIFREGTFSASEVKSQLVQHKKEAADYNLTISEVNVNEMQFPSSAQSWPGVPGWGIALLVLVCILVALVIVYLIALALCQCRRKSYGQLDLFPTRDTYHPMSEYPTYHTHGRYVPPATTKRSPYEEVKYVPQVGAATWTGWGLLKGYLGNRRSSREVSSRRPSTVGNGGRILGVRQKRLLGRLQKKKEMSALGLGI, encoded by the exons ATGACCCCGGGCATACGGGTTCCTCTCCTCCTGCTGCTACTTCTAGCAAGCCTAAAAG TCCGCAGTGGTGCCTCCTCCTCAACCACCAGCCTTCCAGGGGACTCCTTCAGCACTGCAGTCCCCAGTGGTGCCTCTTCCTCAGCCACCAGCCCTCCAGTGGACTCCACCACCTCTCCAGTTCATAGTAGCACCTCGTTCCCAGCCACCAGCCCTCCAGGAGACTCCACCAGCACTGCAGTCCTCAGTGGTGACTCAGATCCAGCCACCAGCCCTCCAGGGGACTCCTCCAGCACTGCAGTCCCCAATGGTGCCTCTTCCTCAGCCACCAGCCCTCCAGTGGACTCCACCACCTCCCCAGTTCATAGTAGCACCTCGTTCCCAGCCACCAGCTCTCCAGGGGACTCCACCAGCACTGCAGTCACCAGTGGCACCTCTTCCTCAGCCACCAGCCCTCCAGAGGACTCCTCCAGCACTGCAGTCACCAGTGGCACCTCGTCCCCAGCCACCAGCCCTCCAGGGGACTCCTCCAGCACTGCAGTCACCAGTGGCACCTCGTCCCCAGCCACCAGCCCTATATTGGACTCCTCCAGCACTGCAGTCCTCAGTGGCACCTCGTCCCCAGCCACCAGCCCTCCAGAGGACTCCACCAGCACTGCAGTCACCAGTGGCACCTCGTCCCCAGCCACCAGCCCTCCAGAGGACTCCACCAGCACTGCAGTCACCAGTGGCACCTCGTCCCCAGCCACCAGCCCTATATTGGACTCCTCCAGCACTGCAATCCACAGTGGCACCTCGTCCCCAGCCACCAGCCCTCCAGGGGACTCCTCCAGCACTGCAGTCCTCAGCGGTGCTTCCACCCAAACCACCAAGGCTGTATCAGACTTAGCTAGCACTCCAACCCACAATGGCATCATGGTCCCAACTACCTGGTCTGCATTGAGCTCAGCCACCAGTCCGGTGTACAGTGGTTCCTCAGCTACAACTAATAGCTCTGAATCAGACATGGCCACCACTCCAGTGTACAGTGGCACCCCATTCTCTTCTACCACGGCTACGTCAGCTATCACCCCAGACCACAATGGCTCCTTGGTGCGAACTACCAGTTCTGTGTTGGGCTTAGCCACCAGTCCAGCCCATGATACCTCTGCGGTGGCCACAACTCCAGTCCGCAATGACACTCAGTCTTCAGTTCCAAGTCAGCAGCCCATCTCTCCCACCATCCCCGCCATCTCCAGCCACAGTACTGTTAGCAGCAGCTCTTACTACAGCACAGCGGTCTTCCCTACCTTCTCCAGTAACAGCTCACCCCAGTTGTCTGTCGGGGTCTCCTTCTTCTCGTTGTCTTTTTACATTCGGAACCACCCATTTAATTCTTCCCTGGAAGACCCCAGCTCCCGCTACTACCAAGAACTGAAGAGGAACATTTCCGGATTG TTTCTGCAGGTTTTTAACGGAGACTTTCTGGGGGTCTCTACTATCAAGTTCAG GTCAGGCTCGGTGGTGGTAGCATCGACTGTGATTTTCCGGGAGGGCACTTTCAGTGCCTCTGAAGTGAAGTCACAGCTCGTACAACATAAGAAGGAGGCAGCTGACTATAATCTGACTATCTCGGAAGTCAATG TGAATGAGATGCAGTTCCCTTCCTCTGCCCAGTCTTGGCCTGGGGTACCAGGTTGGGGCATTGCCCTGCTGGTACTGGTCTGTATTTTGGTGGCTTTGGTCATCGTCTATCTCATTGCCCTG GCATTGTGCCAGTGCCGCAGAAAGAGCTATGGGCAGCTGGACCTCTTTCCAACCCGGGACACCTACCATCCTATGAGTGAATATCCTACCTACCACACTCACGGACGCTATGTGCCCCCTGCCACTACCAAACGTAGCCCCTATGAAGAGGTAAAGTATGTCCCGCAGGTTGGGGCAGCGACCTGGACTGGGTGGGGGCTTCTGAAGGGGTACTTGGGAAACCGGAGGAGCTCCAGAGAGGTGAGCAGTAGAAGGCCCAGCACGGTTGGGAATGGAGGCAGAATCCTGGGGGTCAGGCAGAAAAGGCTCCTTGGGagactacagaaaaaaaaagaaatgtctgccctggggttggggatttag
- the Muc1 gene encoding mucin-1 precursor codes for MTPGIRVPLLLLLLLASLKVRSGASSSTTSLPGDSFSTAVPSGASSSATSPPVDSTTSPVHSSTSFPATSPPGDSTSTAVLSGDSDPATSPPGDSSSTAVPNGASSSATSPPVDSTTSPVHSSTSFPATSSPGDSTSTAVTSGTSSSATSPPEDSSSTAVTSGTSSPATSPPGDSSSTAVTSGTSSPATSPILDSSSTAVLSGTSSPATSPPEDSTSTAVTSGTSSPATSPPEDSTSTAVTSGTSSPATSPILDSSSTAIHSGTSSPATSPPGDSSSTAVLSGASTQTTKAVSDLASTPTHNGIMVPTTWSALSSATSPVYSGSSATTNSSESDMATTPVYSGTPFSSTTATSAITPDHNGSLVRTTSSVLGLATSPAHDTSAVATTPVRNDTQSSVPSQQPISPTIPAISSHSTVSSSSYYSTAVFPTFSSNSSPQLSVGVSFFSLSFYIRNHPFNSSLEDPSSRYYQELKRNISGLFLQVFNGDFLGVSTIKFRSGSVVVASTVIFREGTFSASEVKSQLVQHKKEAADYNLTISEVNVNEMQFPSSAQSWPGVPGWGIALLVLVCILVALVIVYLIALALCQCRRKSYGQLDLFPTRDTYHPMSEYPTYHTHGRYVPPATTKRSPYEEVSTGNGSSGLSYTNPAVATTSANL; via the exons ATGACCCCGGGCATACGGGTTCCTCTCCTCCTGCTGCTACTTCTAGCAAGCCTAAAAG TCCGCAGTGGTGCCTCCTCCTCAACCACCAGCCTTCCAGGGGACTCCTTCAGCACTGCAGTCCCCAGTGGTGCCTCTTCCTCAGCCACCAGCCCTCCAGTGGACTCCACCACCTCTCCAGTTCATAGTAGCACCTCGTTCCCAGCCACCAGCCCTCCAGGAGACTCCACCAGCACTGCAGTCCTCAGTGGTGACTCAGATCCAGCCACCAGCCCTCCAGGGGACTCCTCCAGCACTGCAGTCCCCAATGGTGCCTCTTCCTCAGCCACCAGCCCTCCAGTGGACTCCACCACCTCCCCAGTTCATAGTAGCACCTCGTTCCCAGCCACCAGCTCTCCAGGGGACTCCACCAGCACTGCAGTCACCAGTGGCACCTCTTCCTCAGCCACCAGCCCTCCAGAGGACTCCTCCAGCACTGCAGTCACCAGTGGCACCTCGTCCCCAGCCACCAGCCCTCCAGGGGACTCCTCCAGCACTGCAGTCACCAGTGGCACCTCGTCCCCAGCCACCAGCCCTATATTGGACTCCTCCAGCACTGCAGTCCTCAGTGGCACCTCGTCCCCAGCCACCAGCCCTCCAGAGGACTCCACCAGCACTGCAGTCACCAGTGGCACCTCGTCCCCAGCCACCAGCCCTCCAGAGGACTCCACCAGCACTGCAGTCACCAGTGGCACCTCGTCCCCAGCCACCAGCCCTATATTGGACTCCTCCAGCACTGCAATCCACAGTGGCACCTCGTCCCCAGCCACCAGCCCTCCAGGGGACTCCTCCAGCACTGCAGTCCTCAGCGGTGCTTCCACCCAAACCACCAAGGCTGTATCAGACTTAGCTAGCACTCCAACCCACAATGGCATCATGGTCCCAACTACCTGGTCTGCATTGAGCTCAGCCACCAGTCCGGTGTACAGTGGTTCCTCAGCTACAACTAATAGCTCTGAATCAGACATGGCCACCACTCCAGTGTACAGTGGCACCCCATTCTCTTCTACCACGGCTACGTCAGCTATCACCCCAGACCACAATGGCTCCTTGGTGCGAACTACCAGTTCTGTGTTGGGCTTAGCCACCAGTCCAGCCCATGATACCTCTGCGGTGGCCACAACTCCAGTCCGCAATGACACTCAGTCTTCAGTTCCAAGTCAGCAGCCCATCTCTCCCACCATCCCCGCCATCTCCAGCCACAGTACTGTTAGCAGCAGCTCTTACTACAGCACAGCGGTCTTCCCTACCTTCTCCAGTAACAGCTCACCCCAGTTGTCTGTCGGGGTCTCCTTCTTCTCGTTGTCTTTTTACATTCGGAACCACCCATTTAATTCTTCCCTGGAAGACCCCAGCTCCCGCTACTACCAAGAACTGAAGAGGAACATTTCCGGATTG TTTCTGCAGGTTTTTAACGGAGACTTTCTGGGGGTCTCTACTATCAAGTTCAG GTCAGGCTCGGTGGTGGTAGCATCGACTGTGATTTTCCGGGAGGGCACTTTCAGTGCCTCTGAAGTGAAGTCACAGCTCGTACAACATAAGAAGGAGGCAGCTGACTATAATCTGACTATCTCGGAAGTCAATG TGAATGAGATGCAGTTCCCTTCCTCTGCCCAGTCTTGGCCTGGGGTACCAGGTTGGGGCATTGCCCTGCTGGTACTGGTCTGTATTTTGGTGGCTTTGGTCATCGTCTATCTCATTGCCCTG GCATTGTGCCAGTGCCGCAGAAAGAGCTATGGGCAGCTGGACCTCTTTCCAACCCGGGACACCTACCATCCTATGAGTGAATATCCTACCTACCACACTCACGGACGCTATGTGCCCCCTGCCACTACCAAACGTAGCCCCTATGAAGAG GTTTCGACAGGCAATGGCAGTAGCGGTCTCTCTTACACCAACCCGGCTGTGGCAACCACTTCGGCCAACTTGTAG